Within the Mastacembelus armatus chromosome 10, fMasArm1.2, whole genome shotgun sequence genome, the region GCTTCCACCCCACCACTGTCTGCAAGATCCCCAGTGGATGTAGTCTCAAAATTTTCAACAACCAGGAGTTTGCTCAGCTTCTGGCCCAGTCGGTCAACCATGGTTTTGAGGCTGTCTATGAGCTTACAAAGATGTGTACCATTAGGATGAGCTTTGTCAAGGTAAGGCTTCATGAATACAAGGACACAGAAGGGAACATTAAGCGAGagcatttaataaataatattgtccagggtgtccgcggatccgaaagtcttaaattccatattataaaactaaggccttaattagcattaaaatgtcttaaattcgcgtttcaaaggtcttaaaatgaaatctaaccgactCCAtgaagaagattttattttcatcttgaaatcaatttgaaagcctttcgcgtatttgttacgcagaacgaaataggcgttaccaactaaaatacgcgtttgaggtgagtttatttaacacatgctttccggcagctgcgtgaactgcgggaaagtttgtcttttttagtcttttaccatgggtaaatgtaaatttaatgacaattggttacaaaacctTGATTTTGCGctgtggttaagtccagttagtggcaacaTGTTCGAGGTCcagtgcaggctgtgcaaaaaaaatgtaaacctcggaacaatgggtatgaaagctttggagacccacatgcggtgtgaataagacaaagcagctgtggaaacctgtcggaaaacacctggcattttatttttgttttactcaataaatcaaacggtgtgtaaacagtttatatcaataaacagtgtgttatgggatttggttgtattgtgggatgttttattttatttctacaaaattggtcttaaatttcattctgcgtggtattaaaaaggtcttaaaaagtcttaaatctagctcttagaaacctgcagagaCCCTGattgtctttattttaactttaggCAAATGTCATTGTTATAACATTTGTTGTGCCTCTTTACAAGGGCTGGGGAGCAGAATACCACCGACAGGATGTCACCAGCACCCCCTGCTGGATCGAGGTGCACCTGCATGGGCCCCTCCAGTGGCTGGACAAGGTGCTAACACAAATGGGTTCTCCTCTCAACCCAATCTCGTCTGTGTCCTAATGATTGAGGCCTGGGAGCTCAGGAGATCCACatcccttttaaatttttttttaaattttcattttattttattttatatatcccccccccccataagCGAATTTATAATTTAAGGTGGTCTTAATGACTGAACTGTTTACACTTACTTTGGGAAGGGATACGGAACACTGGCTAAAAAttcaaccacagcagcagccagaatTTGTTTGTTCAGAGTAACGTTACATGCAAATACCTGAAGAAAGAGTGGATTAAGGAATTTCCGAGCAGCAGTAATGACATGGACACACTACTGCTTGACAATACTACACAATTGCAAGAACTGAGGGCTCTGTTGTCAAGCTCGAAATCTAtcaaatgttaatttttttgcATCAAGTTTTTTCtcaaatgattttatttctatGTGCAGTTTTTAAAGAAGCAGAACTGTTTCACTACTCTGCCTCATGTCCGACAGGCAAATTGAAATTTTACTCAACACTTTTCTTACATTGTGTCTCAATGCCggatatttacagtaaaaatattGACAGTTAATGTTTACCATTAGGCTCAGATATAACAAGTGCTTTCTTTTTATAGTATCTACTGCTAGAAATGAACACCTGAGCTACTGCCTTTTAAGAAAGTTATGTATGCCAACCTGATAGTTTTTGATGTGGGAGCGGAATCACTGAACAAGTTTAACATGGCATAAGCTAACAACATTGTGAATGTTACATCTTTTGGAATAGAACTAGTCATTTATGATATAATCAGATAAtggacatcatcatcattactgaTTTCTGTTTGTACTCTCAAGTTCAAGTAAGAGTGACTGTATTTTCCATACTCACTATATTAACAATATTGTGCACTCATGGATTTTGTGGAGGCATATTAAATTTTGGCATGGGTACCAAGGCATTATGTTGATAGATAATTGACTTAGCTCAATGAAATAAACAGGTTATTTGTTAACAGtggttctttgtttttgtgctttggtcgttatcacatttttgtaatatttggCTAAAAGaagcagtaaaaatatttaacatggaCAGTGTGGAAATGTGTTGAATCAAATGAATCTACCAGGACAATACTACCACAGTTACAACTGTAAACAGTAACTTGCCATGCTAATAAAACACTGATAGATTTCCAACATATCACTGCCGATTTACTTTTGATATAGTTGGTGAAATTAGATAAAATTTCAAACAACCACATTGACGGATTTAAATTATTTGTTGGTACGACCATAGGAAACAATGAAGCCAATGGTGACTTAAGGACTGAAATGTTGACGATATGGtggtttttatgtttaatataaatGTACTGGAATAAAAAGCGatttatagtccggaaaatataGTGCATCTATGGGTCACACTGGCATGACGTAATCAACCAGCCAACTTCTAATTGGTCCACGTTGGTAGGTACCGTAAATCTCATAGAAGATGAGTATCTTACAAATTCAATgcacaaaatacattcacaaATACGACCCATACAATTTTAACTTtaaagcaaatataaaaatcCTGGCTAGGGTCAATTTTCTAAATGCTTTTTATACCAACTAACTGTCAGAAAACAGGCAACGTGTCACTGATACGTAGAATTTCTCTTGCGTCAAATTATCTCAGCAGCCGGATGTGAGGTGGCTCCCAGTGAACAAGCCAAAGATAAACACGTAGCCAGACAAACAGGGGCGAGgataatatataatatagacGGGCTAGTGTTAAAGAATGGAAATGGTGTAGGTGGTGAGAATATAGAGATTGTAGTAGTTAAGGAGAAATCTGTCAAATTGAGCAAGGAGCAAGTCTTCCGCAGACATCGACTCGGTAAGCTTCGCAGCTGTAACGTTAccagctaacattagctaacacCAGCTAACTAACCTAATTAGCTACCTGTCTTTAATACTACCTGGACTAAAGTAACGACACTAATACAAACTAATATACGTACAGACAGCTTTTTAGAAGTAACGTTACATCACTATCTAACGTTTACAAGCTGACGGGTCTCTTTCTTTGAAAGCCTTGTCGAGATTAGTCGGATTTGTGACAActtctcttattttgtgttgcCTTAAAGTCCTGTCAGTGACTTCTTAAAGTGTGCTAGCTCCAGTGGTCATTTTAAAGGATTATTTGCAGTTAGGATTGGCACTTTGCATCCAGTCTGAAACTCTTCTCACCGGATCTTACAGCCATGTTGGTTAGCCAAGTGCACTGAAGGTGTGGTGAAGGTAAAACTCTGCAGGAGCTCTTtgcacttttaaaaacacaagatCAAATTAAACATGTTGACCTGCTAGCTTCAGTAATGCTTGACAAAAGGTCATGTCCAAttttatatacatgtgtgtagTTCAATATCACAAATCACTAATTTGCCTCATACAGCCTCAGATTAACAAAGATCTGAAGAGACCCAAGCATTGTCATTTAGATTTCATTATCCAGGTACTGGATTATTTATAAAATTAACAGTTTTTTGTACTaatcaacaaaataaatgatatgTTGTTGATACATAAATGGTCATCTTCATTACTGGTATTTGGCCTCTGGTTATATAGTAGACATTTGACTAATTTGAAATTCCCATTGGGGTGTGTCAACACTGTCATTTAGAGTTTGGCTGCTTGTCCACGGTAGTTGTTTGAATGcctttaaaactgtaaattgtATAACCCAGTTTTCAGAAATCAGCAACATGAACTTGAAAGTTAGAAACTTAAGCTGTTAAATTGCGGTTGTATTCtaaactaaccctaaccctgcaTTTTTCAGTTCCCTAACCTCTCACTTCTCTGCACATTCTGATAAagtcagagggagagagaggttcTGGCTGCCCCATTAAAGGAAGCACACATTCctctaaaaaaatacaaaaaaaaaaaaaaaaacacagaagaatagacataaaaaaataatgcatcaATGCCTCCCTAAAACCCACAAATATTTTTGACTTACTAAAGGCTTAGGCTTGCTGAGGATGCATGTGACACTTTGGGATTGTTTCTCAAAAACTCAGTTTTGACCAGAATGACCAGATAGCTTGCACAGCAGAGCTCTCATTATTGATGTCTGTTTTCAAAGGTTTGTGaccatgtattttattttttcttgtctgtatAAACCAGATTAAATCAAACCTAGCAGATATATCTCATTAAGAGCGTTTCTCTCCAGTTACCCATCATTTGCATGTTGCTCTGCAGCATCTGTTATCTTTCACCTGCAACAACTTTGTCTCCTTATCTTCCTCCTTCTGCTTCCTTTTTACAGTATCTATAGCTGAGTCCAAAATGGTGCGAGCAACCTTGGTGACTGCCACCAGTCTGGTGCTGACCGGGGCTGTGGTTGCACATGCTTACCTGCTCAAACATCAGTTCTACCCAACTGTAGTCTACCTCACCAAGAGCAGCCCCAGCATGGCGGTAAGAGCAGTACCAAAAAGCTGGAATTTGGTTGAATTATTTGAGTTCACTCATATTAATACCTTCATGTTTGGTAATATTTCCTAAAAGGTCATATCAGTGACTTTTTGACCAGTAAGatttgcatgtgtatatgtttcTTTTATTGCATCAGGTTTTGTACATTCAAGCCTTTGTGCTAGTGTTTCTGCTGGGGAAGTTCATGAGGAAGGTCTTTTTTGGACAGCTAAGGGCTGCCGAGATGGAGGTAGAgttctgtttacatttattatttacagatTTTATTCATAACACACATGAACTTTAGTATTTAATGCATGGCCTCTGTTTAAATGACAACGGTGGAGCCAATCAGACTGTTTTATATTAATGGTCTTCCCTCTCTGCCATCAGCACCTCATTGAGCGCTCCTGGTACGCAGTGACTGAGACATGTCTGGCATTCACTGTCTTCAGGGATGATTTTTCGCCTCGCTTTGTCGCCCTCTTCACCCTGCTGCTCTTCCTTAAGTGCTTCCACTGGTTGGCTGAAGACCGGGTAGATTTTGTGAGtgttaacagaaaaacaacttccTCATTTTCTCAAGAAAGTTAATCTActgtatgaaaatataatacaaGTAGACtgtaggaaaggaaaggaaacatgAGACAGATGACGTGTGGCTAAGACTTAAACAAACATTGTCAACTGACATTGTGTAGCTGATAATTCAGTTACACATTTAGCGTAAGTGCCCTTTCTTTACTGTGAATCAGAAATTTCCACTCTTTGAAATGTATACCCTGTCTGGAGAGGGCAAGGTAAGTGCAGGAGCTTTAAGTACCATTATAATAATGTGTAATTCTGtcattttaatctatttttcTGTCAGATGGAACGGAGTCCAAACATATCCTGGGTTTTTCACATGAGGGTATTATGTAAGTACATGCTATCAGCCACATCACATATCTTATTCTACCAGCTCCTCTaggttgacatttttttcatccccctctgtgtttctctttcatttccacTAATTGTACTGTTTAAACAAGTCTTTCAGCTAAACGAAACTGTTTGCAAATCATGCTTTTACCAGGCCAGGTGCAACATGACATGAACAGATCAGAAGACAATTTTGTTAAATTTGCTGTGAAATTCATTCTTATCTTTACAATAAACATTGATTTAACGGTTGCATTCAGGAGAGCTGTATATTGTATGCGTGTATATCTTGAACAAAAGCAAATACCCCTTTTCCACATTTCTGTATAGGCTCTTCATATAAAGTAAGTACTACAACCCCCCTTagaagtatttttttctttatttcctgcagCTCTCATGGGACTGCTGGGTGTCCTGGATTTCCTGTTTGTCAACCATGCCTGTCACAGCATCATTACCCGAGGAGCCTCGGTTCAGCTTGTTTTTGGATTTGAGGTTTGCTGCGCTATACTGAAATTAAATTTGAGCTCTGCATTTTTAATGGTCAACAAAAGTCTTATTCAACTCACCTTTGATCCTTTCTTAACAATAATCCTTACGTGGTAGACCGAGTCCTTTCACTCCCCTCTCAGTCTTTGTTGATGTTTTCATCTGGTCGCTGAGTTGCTTAGTCCCACAGAAATAGTATCTAGCAGTTTGAATTGAAacttaaatgattttttaaaaaattttttttttatagaacaGTGGCTTCCACTTAAATAATCCATGAACTTTGTGTCCTGTCTTGTGTTCAAACTTCATGGTTGCAGTAGTTAATATGCATGCTAGTGATTTGAAAACCTTTTTCAAATAAGGTTTCTCCTCCCTGTGTGTGCACCTTAGTATGCCATCCTGCTGACCATGGTGCTGACGACCTTGATCAAGTATGTACTGCACACTATTGACCTGCAAAGTGAAAACCCCTGGGACAATAAGGCTGTGTACATGCTCTACACTGAGCTTTTCACAGgttctattatttttttaattctatttttctgttttttaactgtgtgtgtgtgtgtgtataaaaatactgaatatttgcaactatattaaaacatttgatgttttaatTTCAGGTTTCATCAAAGTACTACTATATATTGCCTTCATGACCATCATGATAAAGGTTCACACTTTCCCCCTGTTTGCAATCCGCCCCATGTATCTGGCTATGAGGTGAGTGGCTTTGTGGTTCTGGGTTGTGTGATGCTCAGAAGCTATATTCCAGTACTTGATTTGCTTCTGGAAAGGCAGTTGTTTTTTAATCAGACATTATTTTTGATGTCATAGTTAAGGTGTGCTTTAGGTCTTGCATTGTTTTGTCTCCCAACTAGGCAGTTCAAGAAAGCTGTAACAGATGCCATAATGTCACGGAGGGCCATCCGCAACATGAATACACTGTGAGTAAAGTTTCCTGATTGTAACATGTTGCATTTGTAAAAATCAGGATTTTcaccatttttttccccactgaaaACGCTTTCATTACATTATTCATtcacttttctattttttatgtattaatGCAACTTCCTTGCTCCTTCATACAAATTATATCACTTAGTATATAGTCCACTGCTAATTCAAACCAGCTTCAGCTGTTTAGCAGCCAGAAACGCAGTTTAGCTCAGGCATTTTTCAGCagtcagcaatcccaacgcaatttcttcagaaattgccTTTTCTAGTTTAACAATAATATCTATTCTCTGTTTAGTGCTACTATTACacagtaattttgtcaagtTCTTATGCAAGCCATTTAGTTTGCGTAGTGTACATTTTAGGTGTAAACATTTTTTGGTTAGTTTTTCTCATCTGTAATCTCAACTTTCATGGTAGCAATCATCTAGTCTTTAGTCAGGGATTTGTGGGGACATATAGACAGGTAGTAGAAGACCAAATAAAAATCTGGATAAGTGCTCTGACTagaactgctgtttattttgtttgtgattGTTTATTTTGCATTCAGCTATCCTGATGCTACTCCTGAAGATCTGCAGGCTTCTGACAATGTCTGTATCATCTGTCGTGAAGAAATGGTCACTGGAGCCAAGAAACTCCCTTGTAATCACATTTTCCACTCCAGGTAAGTCCTGTGGTAAACAGTCAGAATCACCAGGAGCGATTCTAGACTGCAAACGGGCAACTTTGTTAGACATGGTCAGGGTCTGCAGCAACCCATGTTAAACACTTCCagtgtttaaacagaaaacaagtcTGTGTGACAAATTAAACAAGACTGTGTGACTTTAAACAAGAAGCCTTGgtattgtgtttatttatgatCTTGTAGAATTTTAAGTAATGTTGTGGCCCTCCGTGTCTCCCAATAGCTGCCTACGCTCCTGGTTCCAGAGGCAGCAGACCTGTCCTACCTGTCGCATGGATGTCCTCCGAGCGTCTAATAACAATCAGACACCAGCCCCAGCTCAGGCCCCACCCCCTGCACCTCCAGCACCGGCCAACGCCCCTCCAGCCCCACCTGCTAATGGTGAGAGCCAAAACCAGTACGCATGAGCACAATCTCCATGTTCCTGCTGCATGACCGCTGTCCACACTGAGGTTATTAGTGATGCAGAACACCTGTCATGTGGGTGCATTCAGCTTTAAAAttataaaagagaaaagtggaGAAGAAGCATTCCTCTAAAACAATGTATGCAGTACTGCACTTGTTTTTGTTGGAGAATAATGAaacatccacccatccatccatctttttccgcttatccggggctgggtcACGGGGCCActagcctaagcagggatgcccaaaCGTCCTTTTACCTCAACaattcctccagctcatccgtGGAgggacactgaggcgttcccaggtCAGCTGAGTGATATAGTCCCTCaagcgtgtcctgggtcttccccgggtTCTCtcggtgggacatgcccggaacacctccccagcgaggtgcccaggaggcatccggtaCAGGTacctgagccacctcagctggctcctctcgatatggaggagcagcagctctactccgagctcctcaccctatcgcccggccaccctgtgaaggaagctcattttagccgcttgtatctgagatcttgaCGTTTCGGTCAtaacccaaagctcatgaccataggtgagagtaggaacgtagattgaccagtaaatcgagagcttcgccttttcGCTCAGCTTGGTCTTCACCACAAAATGAGACAATATCAGCGAAAAGTTATGCACACTGAGTTGTTTTCTGTATATTCATCCAGTGTAGTACTATGCACTGTGATGTGCCAGAGTCAGACAGTTTTCAATTCTATGCATAAGGGCTTTAAGTTTTGAATAAATTGTCCAGAAATCCTGGTTCTATATTCGAACAAACGCTACTTTGTCAACCTTTTCCTGTTAATTAGGAAGCAGCCTTGTCAATAATACTGAACTCTGCAGAAagtgttaaatatgttttgacGAGTCCTCTGGTGAATGtacattttaactttttctgTTTCCGCTCCAGTGGCTCCGGGCATGTTACCAGGTTTTCCTCCTGGCATCTTTCCCTTCTGGGGCCCCTTCCCGGCAGTGCCCcctcctgctgcagcagttGCAGCTCCTGGTGCCACTGATGCTCCacaaagcagcacagagacTACACAGGCAGCTGGTAAGGATCCCTCATACAGCCTCATCAGTTGTTTACAATAAAGATTGTTATGATTCTGTGattgtaaaacaaaaaggaggTCCCAGTGTGATCACTACCATTTACTGATTTGgattagattagatagataTGTTTAGATTagatccacaagggaaattccttagttacagtagctcagttacacacagacactcttgaaaaatataaaataataataaaaaaatgaaaatagaataataaagcAGAACATACAACATTtgcatatataaaatatacacacatagaagtaaatatacactatatacaaacataaatagtcAACACCACAGAAGAGACAGTGGAGGATGATGAAGTCATCTGCTGCAAAGGGGGGAGTTATTAAATAGAAGGATGGAGAACGGTATGAATGAAGTCCTGTACCGTTCACTGACAGCGGAGTAGCTGAGACAGCTGACAACAGCTCGTTGTGGGTGTTTTGTGTGATTATGAATCCAATGACTTAATTTAACGATCTAATCACAGACGTTGAACATCCTGTGTTCAGTTGTAGTTGATGTGCTTATCCTAGCATGTTCCATCACTGGGTGATTGCATGTAGCATCTTAAACCCATTGCTCCATGGCCTTTGCACCCGCAAATGGAGTATCAGTAattgtattgttgttttttccGAAATATGTGAGTACTTAGCAACTTCCAAgatcattaaaatgtaatgtatttcCCTCAGGTACGAGTCAGCCCACCTCAtctgctgcagacacagctacagcagcttCCGCTCCAGGATCAGCAGTCCCAGGCTTCCCCATGTCCTTCCCACCTCCTCCCTTCCCCACCACACCATGGCTCCCCAtgccaccacctcctccttttGGTAAGGACAGTCACTTTTTCCATATACACAAGTTCAGCTTATCCTTTGTCAATTGTTGTTGCTCTCAATCAGCCagtcaaatttatttgtatagcactcACCAAGACAACAGCCAACCTAAGTGctcagcaacaaaacaacaggaTGCTAGAGAAAACATAAGAACAGGAGACATAGACAAATCACTACCGCCACACTATTGGCTTGAGAATTCcagtgtaaacaaataaattttTAATTTAGGCTACAAAGTGGCCAGGCAATGGTAATGGAATATTGTTAGGGAGGCTATTCCACTGATTACCCACCCGTCCTAGACTGAGGAATTTTGAAACTAATCTGAACTAAAAAGttacaaacaaaaagcagaagctTAAAATCAATCATAAATTGGATTGGGAGCCAATGTAGAGAGAATATTTGTCAGGTAATGAAAAGAGATGATTGGTGTATTCCAGCGTACAAAGCATCACAATAACTTAAAAACGTGTATTACCTTCTCCAAGTCatgaagggagagaaaaggtATTACCTTGCTAAAATTCTCAACTGGAAAAACCTAGTTTTAACGCCTGCATTAATTTGTCTATTGAATTATAAGTTTATTGAGATCACCTGAGGtcagtttaaattattttgtttattttttggccattcatactgtatgtttaatatCAGATATCTAGTCTGCAAATGTTCGTAAAGACTTGACAATGTTTAACTTAGCTTAGCTTATTTGATCAGTCGGCATGTCAGTGTCACAGTTTattctgtcctctcctctctagTGTCGTCAatgcctccccctcctccatctctgtccCAGCTGTCcgaggaggagctgagggagcTGGAGGCTGAAGGCCGGCGGGGCCTTGAGGCCAGACTCCAGTGTCTACAAAACATCCACACCCTGTTGGATGCTGCCATGCTCAACATCCACCACTACCTCAGCACGGTCGCCACACTCACGTAACTGACCTTACTGACTCTTTTGCcaaattaaagttaaaacacTTATACTAGAGCctcatttttgtattattttctaaCCAGATTTGTTTGGTCTCATATCTAGTTATTATAATGT harbors:
- the syvn1 gene encoding E3 ubiquitin-protein ligase synoviolin; amino-acid sequence: MVRATLVTATSLVLTGAVVAHAYLLKHQFYPTVVYLTKSSPSMAVLYIQAFVLVFLLGKFMRKVFFGQLRAAEMEHLIERSWYAVTETCLAFTVFRDDFSPRFVALFTLLLFLKCFHWLAEDRVDFMERSPNISWVFHMRVLSLMGLLGVLDFLFVNHACHSIITRGASVQLVFGFEYAILLTMVLTTLIKYVLHTIDLQSENPWDNKAVYMLYTELFTGFIKVLLYIAFMTIMIKVHTFPLFAIRPMYLAMRQFKKAVTDAIMSRRAIRNMNTLYPDATPEDLQASDNVCIICREEMVTGAKKLPCNHIFHSSCLRSWFQRQQTCPTCRMDVLRASNNNQTPAPAQAPPPAPPAPANAPPAPPANVAPGMLPGFPPGIFPFWGPFPAVPPPAAAVAAPGATDAPQSSTETTQAAGTSQPTSSAADTATAASAPGSAVPGFPMSFPPPPFPTTPWLPMPPPPPFVSSMPPPPPSLSQLSEEELRELEAEGRRGLEARLQCLQNIHTLLDAAMLNIHHYLSTVATLTPPRTEGSSGEASGTNHTASSRAVGSSTESPSQEKNSASSDQVSGATVSSNQADSTTSASDTERKENIDEGALEDDSEPNAAELRRRRLRKLETATSSSSSLPPPDN